A DNA window from Melanotaenia boesemani isolate fMelBoe1 chromosome 6, fMelBoe1.pri, whole genome shotgun sequence contains the following coding sequences:
- the pklr gene encoding pyruvate kinase PKLR isoform X1 — MEGILNMARIRRYSEVMTMPDSFIQRQQLDASMADTFLEHLCLLDIDQEPITARNTSIICTIGPASRSVPKLQEMVKAGMNIARLNFSHGSHEYHSETIKNIREAVETMTSDPLYYRPVAIALDTKGPEIRTGLVKGKVEEEVELVKGNHVRVVTAKSDKDKTDGQIIWVDYPNLPQVLEKGARIYIDDGLIALKVLELGSDWVDALVEAGGMLCSRKGVNLPGRDLIGLQAVSEQDETDLRFGVAHGVDMVFASFIRSAQDVKNVRRALGPHGRDIKVISKVESRQGVQNFEEILAESDGVMVARGDLGIEIPAEKVFIAQKMMIGRCNSAGKPVICATQMLESMVSHPRPTRAESSDVANAVLDGADCVMLSGETAKGLFPLEAVAMMHSICREAEAAIFHQQLFEELRRLTPLSSDPTEVTAIGAVESSFKCCAGAIIVLTTSGRSAHLLSRYRPRCPIIAVTRSPQVARQSQLLRGVFPALFHPLPAPVWADDVDNRVNFGMDIGKARGFFKSGDMVIVVTGWIPGSGHTNIMRAVNVP, encoded by the exons ATGGAAGGAATACTCAATATGG CTCGCATCAGGCGCTACTCAGAGGTGATGACTATGCCAGACTCTTTCATTCAGCGCCAGCAGCTGGATGCCAGCATGGCTGACACCttcctggagcatctctgtCTGCTGGACATCGACCAGGAGCCAATCACAGCGAGAAACACCAGCATAATCTGCACCATCG GTCCTGCATCTCGATCTGTTCCCAAACTCCAGGAGATGGTCAAGGCTGGGATGAATATTGCTCGTCTTAATTTCTCTCATGGCTCTCATGAA TACCACAGTGAGACCATCAAAAACATCAGAGAGGCAGTGGAGACAATGACCTCTGACCCCTTGTACTATCGACCGGTGGCCATCGCTTTGGATACGAAGGGCCCGGAGATCCGCACTGGCTTAGTGAAAGGG AAAGTGGAAGAGGAGGTGGAGCTGGTAAAGGGTAACCATGTGCGAGTCGTGACAGCCAAGAGTGACAAAGAcaagacagatggacagattaTCTGGGTGGACTATCCCAACCTGCCTCAAGTTCTCGAGAAGGGAGCAAGGATCTACATTGATGACGGCCTCATTGCACTCAAAGTATTAGAGCTAG GCTCAGACTGGGTGGATGCGTTAGTGGAAGCAGGTGGGATGCTCTGCAGCCGTAAAGGCGTTAACCTCCCTGGCCGGGACCTTATTGGCCTGCAGGCTGTCAGCGAGCAGGATGAGACTGATCTGAGGTTTGGGGTGGCTCATGGTGTAGATATGGTGTTTGCCAGCTTCATCCGCTCGGCCCAGGATGTGAAGAATGTGCGTCGAGCTCTGGGGCCACATGGACGAGATATCAAAGTGATCAGCAAGGTGGAGAGTCGGCAAGGAGTTCAGAA TTTTGAGGAGATCCTAGCAGAGAGTGATGGCGTGATGGTTGCCAGGGGTGACCTGGGAATTgagattcctgctgagaaagtcTTCATTGCTCAGAAGATGATGATTGGGCGCTgcaactctgctgggaagccagtCATCTGTGCCACACAg ATGCTAGAGAGCATGGTGTCCCACCCACGGCCAACCAGAGCTGAGAGCAGTGACGTAGCCAATGCAGTGCTGGATGGAGCCGACTGTGTAATGTTATCTGGAGAGACTGCCAAGGGACTGTTTCCTTTGGAGGCAGTTGCAATGATGCACTCG ATCTGCAGGGAGGCTGAGGCGGCCATTTTCCACCAGCAGCTGTTTGAGGAGCTACGCCGCCTCACTCCTCTGTCCTCTGACCCCACAGAAGTCACTGCCATTGGAGCTGTTGAATCATCCTTCAAATGCTGTGCTGGGGCCATCATAGTCCTCACCACCAGCGGCAG GTCAGCACATCTCCTGTCCAGGTACCGTCCTCGATGTCCAATCATTGCAGTTACCAGAAGCCCTCAG GTGGCCCGTCAGTCCCAGCTGTTAAGAGGTGTGTTTCCCGCCCTCTTCCACCCTCTGCCTGCTCCTGTCTGGGCTGATGATGTTGACAACAGGGTCAACTTTGGCATGGACAtag GGAAAGCAAGAGGATTCTTTAAGTCGGGCGACATGGTGATTGTGGTGACAGGTTGGATTCCCGGGTCTGGTCACACCAACATCATGAGAGCAGTGAATGTCCCATAA
- the pklr gene encoding pyruvate kinase PKLR isoform X2 translates to MTMPDSFIQRQQLDASMADTFLEHLCLLDIDQEPITARNTSIICTIGPASRSVPKLQEMVKAGMNIARLNFSHGSHEYHSETIKNIREAVETMTSDPLYYRPVAIALDTKGPEIRTGLVKGKVEEEVELVKGNHVRVVTAKSDKDKTDGQIIWVDYPNLPQVLEKGARIYIDDGLIALKVLELGSDWVDALVEAGGMLCSRKGVNLPGRDLIGLQAVSEQDETDLRFGVAHGVDMVFASFIRSAQDVKNVRRALGPHGRDIKVISKVESRQGVQNFEEILAESDGVMVARGDLGIEIPAEKVFIAQKMMIGRCNSAGKPVICATQMLESMVSHPRPTRAESSDVANAVLDGADCVMLSGETAKGLFPLEAVAMMHSICREAEAAIFHQQLFEELRRLTPLSSDPTEVTAIGAVESSFKCCAGAIIVLTTSGRSAHLLSRYRPRCPIIAVTRSPQVARQSQLLRGVFPALFHPLPAPVWADDVDNRVNFGMDIGKARGFFKSGDMVIVVTGWIPGSGHTNIMRAVNVP, encoded by the exons ATGACTATGCCAGACTCTTTCATTCAGCGCCAGCAGCTGGATGCCAGCATGGCTGACACCttcctggagcatctctgtCTGCTGGACATCGACCAGGAGCCAATCACAGCGAGAAACACCAGCATAATCTGCACCATCG GTCCTGCATCTCGATCTGTTCCCAAACTCCAGGAGATGGTCAAGGCTGGGATGAATATTGCTCGTCTTAATTTCTCTCATGGCTCTCATGAA TACCACAGTGAGACCATCAAAAACATCAGAGAGGCAGTGGAGACAATGACCTCTGACCCCTTGTACTATCGACCGGTGGCCATCGCTTTGGATACGAAGGGCCCGGAGATCCGCACTGGCTTAGTGAAAGGG AAAGTGGAAGAGGAGGTGGAGCTGGTAAAGGGTAACCATGTGCGAGTCGTGACAGCCAAGAGTGACAAAGAcaagacagatggacagattaTCTGGGTGGACTATCCCAACCTGCCTCAAGTTCTCGAGAAGGGAGCAAGGATCTACATTGATGACGGCCTCATTGCACTCAAAGTATTAGAGCTAG GCTCAGACTGGGTGGATGCGTTAGTGGAAGCAGGTGGGATGCTCTGCAGCCGTAAAGGCGTTAACCTCCCTGGCCGGGACCTTATTGGCCTGCAGGCTGTCAGCGAGCAGGATGAGACTGATCTGAGGTTTGGGGTGGCTCATGGTGTAGATATGGTGTTTGCCAGCTTCATCCGCTCGGCCCAGGATGTGAAGAATGTGCGTCGAGCTCTGGGGCCACATGGACGAGATATCAAAGTGATCAGCAAGGTGGAGAGTCGGCAAGGAGTTCAGAA TTTTGAGGAGATCCTAGCAGAGAGTGATGGCGTGATGGTTGCCAGGGGTGACCTGGGAATTgagattcctgctgagaaagtcTTCATTGCTCAGAAGATGATGATTGGGCGCTgcaactctgctgggaagccagtCATCTGTGCCACACAg ATGCTAGAGAGCATGGTGTCCCACCCACGGCCAACCAGAGCTGAGAGCAGTGACGTAGCCAATGCAGTGCTGGATGGAGCCGACTGTGTAATGTTATCTGGAGAGACTGCCAAGGGACTGTTTCCTTTGGAGGCAGTTGCAATGATGCACTCG ATCTGCAGGGAGGCTGAGGCGGCCATTTTCCACCAGCAGCTGTTTGAGGAGCTACGCCGCCTCACTCCTCTGTCCTCTGACCCCACAGAAGTCACTGCCATTGGAGCTGTTGAATCATCCTTCAAATGCTGTGCTGGGGCCATCATAGTCCTCACCACCAGCGGCAG GTCAGCACATCTCCTGTCCAGGTACCGTCCTCGATGTCCAATCATTGCAGTTACCAGAAGCCCTCAG GTGGCCCGTCAGTCCCAGCTGTTAAGAGGTGTGTTTCCCGCCCTCTTCCACCCTCTGCCTGCTCCTGTCTGGGCTGATGATGTTGACAACAGGGTCAACTTTGGCATGGACAtag GGAAAGCAAGAGGATTCTTTAAGTCGGGCGACATGGTGATTGTGGTGACAGGTTGGATTCCCGGGTCTGGTCACACCAACATCATGAGAGCAGTGAATGTCCCATAA